A stretch of DNA from Odontesthes bonariensis isolate fOdoBon6 chromosome 2, fOdoBon6.hap1, whole genome shotgun sequence:
AAATACATCATAACAAATACTGCGTCTATTTCAGTCATAGCAGGACCAGTCAGCCTCTTCAGTGAATCCTCCTGATTGTCTGAATTGGCTGCAACCGTAAAGGTGTGATTAGAAGGCCAGTGTGGTGTCCCTTGCGTTTATTACTTTAGTTCCCTCTTTAAAGAATAATTCAGATACAATGGGTTGCAACCCATGAGCCAGGTGGCTTTTTGATTTTGGCTTTTTGCTCAGATGACATTAATTTGGTAACAAAGTAACCTCCCATTTTTAGCTAACAACCTGAAAATCGAGGACAAACATTCTGTGCTACAGTGTACGTTTTTGCAGCTCTATTTAAGAAGCTATTATTTCCAACACATGTCCTCACTGTGACTTGTTCTCAGAGGAGCAGATTTTTTTGTCACAGATCATATTGTCAGCTCCCTTCTCCTCTTGCCTTACCTCATTCTGTAGTGAAGTGTATCTTATAGCTATGGAAAACTGGCAGAAATAAGATACAGACACTGGTCTGTATGTTAACACGTCCAGAAGCACAATACATATAGAACTCAATCTCCTCAGGACAATGCTCAAACCTCTCCACTGTGAATTACTCAAGTCTGGGAACAGTGAAATAGAAACTTTCAACCATATTTCAGCTTATGGGACATCTCCAGGCGTTAAGGCCAAGAGAGCTTGTCTTTGCATTGTTTAAACTGACAGTAAGCCAATCCTCCAAAATGTAATTTCTCAGTTTCACATTTCTGTGATAATGGAAATCAGAACCACTAATGTCCCATTGGGTGAAACCTCAAAATCTGTTTGCTGTGAGTAGGTATGCCTGCCAGATGTCTGAATACCTGATATAGACAGCAGACCTCTCTTGCTACCCAGAGGGACCAATCATTTTCAGCATCATGTCAGCTTGTTATGATGAATATTCGTCCTGCTTGGTAAAACAAACCCTATGCACCAGAACCAGGTGTAGCTCCTCACACATGCTTCCAGAAATAGTGTCTTTGATCCTGTGACTGTAAAATAAGCAAGAATCAGATCCAATTAATTCTACCTAATTTCCACTAATGCTAAATGACTTTTTATAGTTGGAGATGTAAGTAATTAATGTCTTTAGTCAGTCCTTTCTCTATTTATACTTCTTGTGTGTTTTACTTGTCATAATCATAGCCAGGCTACAGTCATAATAACTGTTATTTGTGAAAATGTGAGCAGAAATACACCCAGCATAAGGAATGTTACAAGGATAAACATTTATTCCAATTAAATTAAAGTgcattaaaacaattaaaaccgGTATACATGTAATTTTTTGCCTACCAGTGAGAGTAAAAATCTACCACGTGATTCTGGCGGTATTTAGTTACATTAAGCCCGTAAGACGTGGCTTTGTGCTCGTCTGTCACAAATTTTGTGTCTCTCAAAAAGCAGTTTAAAGCAGTGTTACAGTTTACTTTGTGAACCCTGTAGCCTCCACACACGTCTAACTTCTTTTTCGGTGGTGTTCAGCGCCCTGAACACATTGACATCCCCTATCTGGTGAAATTTCTGTAGCAGTCTCTGGAAAACAGTCACTGGGATGCTAAAGTTGAGGTGCGGGTAAGTCACTCTTGCAGCCAAGTCCCTTGTGTTGCTGGACACAATTCCTGCAACACAGCAAATACATAACGCTTCCTCAAAACCGCATATACAGCAGTAAATACTGAGCAATCTGATGCGTGTAAgagctttttttccctctacaCATGCTGTGTAGACTTCCTGTGGTCATCATGTGCCCCCTCCTGTTCAAGAGGAGTATATGGTTTTGTAGGCGCAGCGCTCCTTACCCATCAGCTCTCCTGAATTTCTCTGCACCACAGCGCCCCCACTGGTCCCTGCTTGTACTGCACATGTGGTCTGAAGCATGACAGGCTGATAATTCAAGCTAATGGCTTTGGAAAGGATGCCGCAGGTCAGGGATGGACCACAGGTCCGACCCAAACCACCATATCCCACTACAACCACAGGTTCACCTGGAGGCATAGAAACCACGCTGAAAATGAATCTCACTATACTTTCATTAGTATGAAGAGACAGAGTTCTCCTCTGAAACTGAATCTGGATTCAAACCTGGATGGAAACTCTGCGACATTCGAGGGACCACAACTTCTGGGACAGGTACTCTAAGCTCTACCAAAGCCAGATCGTAAGATGAAGATGCTTTCGTGGAGAACAGCACATCTCCCACGATGTCATGGACTCTGTGAGACGAAGAGCAGACATCAGGCCAATTTGTTCTGCATTCCTTCAACACACATTACAATGTGAGATATTACAACTAGCTTAATAGGCTCTCTGATTAGTCTTTAAGACAAGACCTCTGCTCAGGTCGGCGTAGTTTCTGGTAATAACATTGCAGTGACACATTTATGATTTCACACGGTGTGGCCGCACACAGATAACACTTTATGGTCGGTCTGGGTCTGACGACTGCATCCTAGGTGTGCCACACTTAGAAGAGACTTAGGATGGAGATGCCTAATTTCATGCATTCTAGTATGTTTCACCATTTGGTTAATCTTGGTCATTTTCACCCTTAATTTGGCAGAATTTCATGTATTTTGGTAATTAATTTCTTTATTCATCAAAACGTTTTATTCTGTTTCATGATGTGCTCTGTCAATTATTTTGCGTAGCATTGTATTAAATCTCAtctgttgtattctgtttttttcctgtgtttgatttttttattttagtccaATTTTTACTATTTGAAAATAACTTTTATCTGGTCTATGATATACTCATatatcaaaaaaaaaatgtagcaaACACTTCAATGGAATCTTAAATAATAAGTGTGCTGTCACCTGTCCCCGTGATGGAACTTCAGGGTGACTGTAGACTTCCCACTGATGACGTGCCGGCAAGTCACAACCAGCTTTGTTGTGATGACAACCCCTGAGCCCCAGACCTGTCCACTGTCCACAAAGCACACAGTGGGGTATTTAACAGCTTCTGACCCATGAGCTGTGGTGGACATGTGGAGGTCTGCCTCTCCCGGGTGGAGCCGAGCATCACTGAGAGGATCTTGAATGCTTGTATAACGGATGACATTCCTGAAGATCGAGTGAAAAGAGCACACTAGAGTGAGGCCTATCCACTCATTGGCCTTCCAGCCAAATGGAGACACAATCATCCCAATGAGACGCATGCTCTCTGCGCCGCTCATCACGAACAATCCTCCACCTTCTGTCCCTGGCAAGCAGCGAGCATCAGTGAGTATGACTGCATTGTCCTCTCCAGCAAGGTTACTGATGATCCCTTTGCTGAGGGTGCTGATAAAGAGATCTAAGCAGAGGGAGCCAAAAGGAGAACCACATGCGACAACTGGGCAGCCTTTCTGGAGAGATGAGCTGCTCTGCCAGGGTATGGCCCCTGAATCCGCACTGCTGTCGACCAACACGCCCGCTTTGAGTACTGCAAACCAGCTGAGGAACTGGGTGTCTCTGACCAGCTCCTCATCCTCTTCATTACCATGGAAACGCCATTGGTCTGCCTCTTGGAAAAGTGCCAGGAAAGCCTGTCTGAACTCCACACAGTTCACCAGCATTAGCAGCTCAGCTGAAACCTCCTGTTGCCGTGTTGTTTTGCTCCTGGGGCCGGTGAACGCCTCTCTCCGTGCTTTCTGGTTGAAGTCCAGCTCTCTCCGAGTAGATAAACAAACACGGATTTTAAGTTTGTCACTGAAGCTGTGCGGAAAAAGTAATCCAAGGTCCGATGAGAGATGCTCTCTGTCGGTAATAAACCGTGAAAACGGAAGCCCAATGCATATGATTGTTCCAGTTTGAGGATTGACGACAACTCCGCTGCAACTAAAGGGCTTCTTTACTGTTAAGGCCCCAGAAACTTTGACTACACAGCAGCATTTCTCCACATCCTTTAACTCCATACCGCTATAGCAGTGCAACTCTACCAAAGTCCACTAAAGTCAAGCCAGGCGAAAACAGTCGAAAAAGCAGCGCAATAAACCCGGTGGTGAAATAAGAAGACAAACCGCCACACTGTTGAGATCTAACCAAGTGACTTCAAGTTCAAACTGTTATCTAAACGCAAATATTCTCCAAAGGAACCGCTTGATAACTTTAAGTTATTACTCTGACTTCCGGGTTTCGTCTCGTTGTTCCACGTTATTGGTCAGAATGCATGCATGT
This window harbors:
- the tysnd1 gene encoding peroxisomal leader peptide-processing protease — its product is MELKDVEKCCCVVKVSGALTVKKPFSCSGVVVNPQTGTIICIGLPFSRFITDREHLSSDLGLLFPHSFSDKLKIRVCLSTRRELDFNQKARREAFTGPRSKTTRQQEVSAELLMLVNCVEFRQAFLALFQEADQWRFHGNEEDEELVRDTQFLSWFAVLKAGVLVDSSADSGAIPWQSSSSLQKGCPVVACGSPFGSLCLDLFISTLSKGIISNLAGEDNAVILTDARCLPGTEGGGLFVMSGAESMRLIGMIVSPFGWKANEWIGLTLVCSFHSIFRNVIRYTSIQDPLSDARLHPGEADLHMSTTAHGSEAVKYPTVCFVDSGQVWGSGVVITTKLVVTCRHVISGKSTVTLKFHHGDRVHDIVGDVLFSTKASSSYDLALVELRVPVPEVVVPRMSQSFHPGEPVVVVGYGGLGRTCGPSLTCGILSKAISLNYQPVMLQTTCAVQAGTSGGAVVQRNSGELMGIVSSNTRDLAARVTYPHLNFSIPVTVFQRLLQKFHQIGDVNVFRALNTTEKEVRRVWRLQGSQSKL